Sequence from the Prionailurus bengalensis isolate Pbe53 chromosome A3, Fcat_Pben_1.1_paternal_pri, whole genome shotgun sequence genome:
taattaataaattaagGTCCTGGcaaggagcctggctggctctctCCAAGAGCACATGACtctctgatctcagggttgtgagttcaagccccacactgggcgtggagcctacctaaaaacaaataaaaatacaaataaaaataaaaaataaaataaaatgaaggtccTAGCAAGGAAGAGAACACCACCAATCACAGACCAAGAATTCCCCTAGGAAACTCTCCCTGCTTTTTCCAGCTTAAAATAGTCAAGCCATCAAGGTAGGTGTTGGGACACGAATCATAGTGCAAGTGGGACACTATGATTAGGGCAGCAAAAGGAGCGTCTGGAATCCTCAACAGGTCCAAGTTTAGAGTGATGGGCATGAGCTTTCCCTGCCAGAAGCTCCCCTGCAGCCAGTGGCTACAACCTCCAGGAGGCAGGGAGCCAAAGGAGAACACGCATATGCCCAGTGTTTCGCTGTCCCGTTCACAACCACGGGAATCCCGACGTGACGATGCGGACAGGAAAGCTGGCAATCACACCTGTGTCCTTTATTCCACCCAGTAGGCATACCCAGGGGCCACATGCTGAATCCCGTCTCGACGGGCTGCTGGAAGGTTCGCTGGGCCCGAGGCACACAACCACCTGGGCTTTGCTCTCCAGGCAGACGGTAGGGCTGGGCGGCAGAGATAAGCTGAACCTTGAGGCAGAGTCCCCCAGCAACAAAGGGGAGTGGAGAGTAAGGAAGTAGGACCACGATGGAGGGGGGGCAGTGAGGGGCCTCAAAGGACTTAAGTTGGGCATTTGGAGGTGAAAGGCCTTTCCGGCCAGCCCTCACGTCCACCGACAGTCACGCCCAGGCTGTGGGTTGAGGCGAGGCCACTGTCGCCCGCTACGGTGCTATATTCTTCTGGAGGCCCCTCTCCTTGTTCCACCGTGACCAAAGTCTGGGAGCAGGAATCACTCGTCAAAAGAATGCAGATGTCACTCAGTGGAGTCCCACCACTTTGGAGAGGAGCTGTTTTGGGGCTTCGGGGATGAGATGGAAGGAAGTGGAGAGCAGGAGACCAGAACGGGCCACAGAGGCTACCGGCCTGAGGACAGAGGCCGGGAGCTACATGCAACAGGGCCAGGCAAGTGTTCAGTGGGATCAGGGGTAGGAGGCTGAGATGCCTCTGGGCTCAGTCCCCACCAAACGTAGAAGTGGGACAGAGGCCACTGGCCACTTGCCTAGGAGACAGAACTCGGGCGCCAAGTAAAAAAGACTCCTTTGCGGAAACCCCCCAGCAGTCTCCGAGGGCTGCCCCAGACGGGGACGCGGGGCCTATTGCTGGGATATCATGGCAAGTGCCCAGTCCAAGAAAGCCACGGTGATGTCCTGTAGGCAGAGCCAGGTCCAGCGGGCAGCCGCACTGAGCTGTGTCCTCACGCAGTCCCAAGTCACCTCACCTCTGGGAGGAAAGCAGAACATTTGTGGGGGTTCGGAGGCGGTGTCAAGTCACAGGGTTGCAGCTCAGACCCACAACCCGCATCCCGGAGTCGCCGAGGGACGCTTGACCGCTGGGGCGGGGCACAGGGAGAGACTGGACGGAGAGCCCTGTccctggggaaagggcagggggcTCCGGGGCTCCTGCTGCAGCGCTGGACGCGGCTCTCACCTGCATGCCTCATGGCAGCGCTCCTGGGCCCGGGCCAGGGCCTCTAGCAGGACGTGCCACAGCGGCAGCAACACACTGTGGTAAAGCAGCAGGAGCAGCTCCCTCAGAGACTGGAGCAGCTGGATCAGGGTGTCGGGGAGCTGGATCTGTAGCTGGAGCACAGAGCATGGGGGCGGTTAGAGCACCGGGAGAACGCATCCTGGTCCTGAGGACCCGCTCCACACGGGGCTGGACCTTCCGGCCCCTGGGCAGACCAGCATCCTCCCTGTATCTGGCTTACCCTCTGGGAGAGGCCGGTGAGGCTGTCACCAGCCCAGGCAAGGTGGGAGGCACAGTGGGCAGAAAGAAAGCTGACTGTGGCATTGGTGTGGGTCCAGGCCAGCTGCAAACCGGGCCTCACCACGGTCAGCAGGTGGGAGCCCCAGGCTGGCAGGGTCTCCTGCAGCCAGCTGTACAAgatggaggggagaaaggaaggccGAGTTTCCTCAGACAGCTCGGCTCCCCTGAGAAcagctggggggaagggaggcctTGGGGAGGGAAAACTGCCATCGTTCTCGACCGATACCGCCACCACCTCGAACACCAAGCCCTCTCCCGGccacctcctttctcccctccccaggcgGAGCTCACCTGTAGCCTTGCAGGCTGTAGGAGTAGACCTTGGCACATACGTGCTGGCCAGCAGGCAAGAACCCAGATGATTGAAGTAACCGGCCAGAGAGGGAGGCTGAGTAAAGGGGGCCCGTGGTGAGCTGGGGGGCAAGGGGGACAGGGAGTGGGGAGACAGACACTACAGGCCCCAGAGCAGGCCCAGTGGGGGATGTAGCAGAATGCAGCGTGCTCACAGGGCTGCAGAGCTGGCTCCAGTCTGCTCTGGAGCATGCTCGCTTGGAGGGAGGGGTGCAGGCCTGGGGAGCTGAGCCCATTTCTCCTGCTGGGCCGGGTGAATGGGAATGAGGCAGCCAGGCAGGTGTCAGGAAGCCTGGGTTGGAGGATCCACCCGTCTACTTACCAGCCGTGATCTGAAGCTAATTGGTAAATGTGACCCTCAATTTCCTCAGGAGTTAAAAAGGAGATAACACTTTCTCAAACAAGACCGTGCATACACAAGCATTTCTACACTGCAAAGCAACAGTCCAATCTGAAGCGGTAATGTCACAGTTGTGGACAGAAAAGCCTGCCTGGAAAGGTTTCTTCTGTAGGACTAAGACAAGGCTGTATTAGGGGCAGTGGCCACTACACCTAGCTCCGTGCCTCACCCTCGTGCTATCTTCCTCACCTGCCAATCACTGCTTACCCTGGAAAGAGCTATGTGATCGGAAGTCATGGCACAGGAAACCTACGGCAAAGATCAGCACCAGTAGGAGCAGCCGTGTCCAGGGCAGCCGGTAGCCCCGTGCCTGCTGCAACAGGCCCTacgaggggagggggaaggaccgGTGGTCAGAAGGGAAGGGGGTGGTCCTCGCCTCCTAAGGCGGGCCTCAAGCCAGGCCTCCTCCCCTCCGGGGACAGGTGGGGCGGAGAATGTGCTGAGCCACAGGTGTAGGACGGTGCGCGGGCTGGGGAGGGCTGGGTGCTGGTACCTTACAGGCTGTGTCACAGGTGACGGCATCCTGGTTGTTGCAGCTGCCCTTCCTTAGCAGCTCCTGGTTGGTAAGCTTGAAGGACTGAATGGTTTCTTGCAAAGACTTCTGTGTCTATCGGATAAGAAAAGTCTGGGTTGAGAGGACAGCATTCAGTCTGTAAGGGAACCGAGCCTCCACCCTGTTTCACTGTCCACACAGTGAATACAGTGCGTTctcagggaggggggcagtggtTGAAGGGTACGAACCCAGAACCCAGACGAGGCTCAGCCTGCCATGTCCTCCCAGCTCCTCACCTTCTTGGGAATCTGCTCCCAGGACCTGAGCAGGTGTTCCAGCAGCAGGCTATGGGGAAAGCACAACCCCTTGCAATCAGGGGGCCCACTTGGCCCTTCCCGTCCCCCTTTAGGCCCTGGCTCCTTCACTTCCCTCCCACAGTGGGCAGCTTCCTAGAGGCCACCCCAGCAACATTCCCGCTCAATTTGAGAGGCACGAACCCGAAGGACAGTGACAGATTTTCCTCTTCTACTTCTAGGCTAGGGACAGGTGGGGAAGCATGGATTAGGCTTCTCTGTATGGACTGGAGGtgggcagccccccacccccacctgcctggACTGTGACAAGTGCTTGGGGTACAGCTGCCTCCAGACACTGGCGCTGAGGGGGTCCACCGTCAGGCACTCGGTCAGGCTGCTCAGGAGCTGCATAGGGACAGGAGAAActgctggggcctggggctggctggaggggagggtgctGAGAGGTAACCCCTGGCCCCCAAGTGGGGCAGCCCAGGCAACACACCCATCCCAGAGAATGGGGAAATCATGCCAAGACCCCAGAAATGTCTGAGAGGTCGTAACGGGGAGGCTGGAACTCCCAATCTAGAGCTTGAGATGGAAGGTCACCCGTCCACAAGAGGCAGGACATCAGAGACCAGCTTAGCTCCGTCCTCGTGAGGGTGGTGTGCGAGTGGGGCGGGTGGCTATCAGGAGCTAAGGAGGTGCCCAGGAAACAGgtcccatgaaggcagggacctcACCAGCAGGTAGGGACCTCTGCAGCGGCCTCCCGCCACTTCCTCACCTCTTTCTTCATCTCAGGAGGGCAGCTAGGGGTGGCTCTggacaggaaggaggggaagTACGTATGCAGGATGGATTCCGGCCTCGCCCCAAACGCCAGCACCTTCAGTCGGGGGTAGAGCTGACACAGCTGCTCctgcaggctggggtgggggtggggaggagaaccAGGCACAGGCTCTAAATGGAGCTATGTGAGGTGTCCCTTTTCCTGCCCGAGAGAGGGGAGTCGCTAAGGGCCTTATAATGGCAAGGAGTCTTTTCAAACACAGAGAGTCCCCGGGAAATCTGTTGAAGTCATGGATCTTCTCCCCAGGAAAACGTCCATATGGCAATGATACTCGAGGGCCCACACAATCTCAGGAGGTTCACCGATCCCTTGAACCTTGCAGGTTGAGAATCTCAAATTTAGGATGGTTGGAGAAGAGGGGACAGGAAATATGCTGCCTGCTCCTGACTCTGCTGGGATCCTTCACAGCAGGTGTGCCCCAGGGTAGTCTTACCTGGGTGTCAGGGAGTTGTTGGGCATGTAGGCAAAGTCCAGAAGTGGGAAGAAGTCCTTGGGGCCAATCATGCCAAAGCCCTTGGTGAGGTTGGGGTGCATCctatgggggaaggaaggaatagacTTGTGGAGACTACCATACAGGCTGTGAACCCAGCTAAACCCAACATCTAGGGAAATGGGCATaaaccctgccccaccccctaccccttaatagcttctttcctttccttcctcacaTTCTGATCGGGAGGGGCTGGTCCTGGTTTTCCTCACATCTATGGAGGCCAGGATCACAGCATCCCCTTTTGCTGAAACAgctactttgtgtttttttgttttaaaatttttaaaaagttttttttttaatttattttgagggagggagcatgagcaggggagcggcagagagaggcagagagagagaatcccaagcaggctcagcaccatcagtgcagagcccgatgcagggctcaaacccacaaaccatgagatcatgacccgagccaaaatcaggaatcagatgctcagctgaccgAGGTGCCCCCGAAGCAGGAACTTTGGACACCATAAGCCTTCctggctgtcccctccccccccgccccccctcccccacccagttACTCACAGGAGCAGCCGATCCAGGTATGCAATGGcgaagggagacagagacttgATGCCCAGCACAGGCAGCATGATCCCTAGCCACACTGAGGAGACAAAGTTCAGGGAGGAAGACTCAGGCTCGGACCCACTGGGGATGTTAAAAAGCTTACTGCTTCCAAGACCACCCTTCTTCCTGCCCCCCTTCTCTGTTACCTTTCAGTCCTTCAGTGAGGTTGGTAAAACCTGCTTGACCCAGGGCCCACATGATGGTCAGACACTTCGCTGGACGGCTCTGGTGAGACCTTAGCAGTTCCAGGAACTGAGGAGACCGGTGGGAAAGGCAGGTTGGGATGGGGCAAAGCACCAGGAGCACCCCAACGCCAGGCAGGAAGAGATGTCAACAGGGAGACAAGGGACAGGCCACGGAGCAGTGGAGTAGTACAGGGTAGTGATTCACAGCATGTGCTCTGGCACCAGGCTGTGGCCTTCGACCATACTTTCCGCTTACTAGTTTACTAACTCTAGGAAAGTTACTGAACCCCTCCGCAGCTCAAccttctcctctataaaatgactGCCTCACGTACATACAAAGCACATCCAGGGCAAGCACTAGCAGCATTAGCCATCAATACTGGTCTTACAGGGTCTTCTACTATCCCTTAACTCGGTCCAGAGTGTAGATTCTGCCCAGCCTCCCCAGTCCTAGCCTCCTGGTGTCCCCACCACCAGCCTGAGCTCACCTTGCCCAGGTTCATGGTGGCAATCTTGGGCTTGTCTTGCAGAATGGCCTGGATACAGATGCGGTAACCGTGTAGTGACTCCCCTGAAGAGACATGTGTTCTCAGACGTACATACCCTACTTGACATCCCAAATCTGAAATCTCCCTTCTAGCAGCTGTGAGCCCAGAACGCAGGCCCAGCGACTTCTAACTTTCTCTTTCCAAAAGAGTGTGGAGATCAGTACATTTCCCTGTTGGAAACAGAACCACCCAGCCCATCTGGAAGTAGAAAAAAGGGACTAGTAGGTTtccaagatggggggggggggctaaccCTCACAGGGGGGCCCACTCACCTGGCGTCTTATCCAGTTCTTGCAGCATAGTGAACAGACAGTGGTCAAAAAAGAGTTCCAGAGACCCTGCTGCCTTGGCCAGTAGCCCTCGGATGATCCCACGCAGCTCCCGGTTTACCAGGCTGTAGGGATAATCTGGGGCCGACAGGCCTCCACGTGAGTGCTAGGACCAGAAGCTTCTGCAGCTCTGTGCACTCCCTGAGGATGGGGAGTGCAGGCAGAGGCCCCCTGCACTGAGGCTGGCATCCTCCCCATCCCAGTGAGGCCCAGGCGCTGTCACAGCTGTTATGATTCGAGAACATCTTTGATTCACGCACAGGAATCAGGACAGGGTAGGGGCACTGGGCTCTTTTACTAACTCATGGGCTGACGCACAGCCCTTTCGGTGTTTTCTTGAACTGGTCTGATTTTGAGGGAGTCAGAAGAACTAACCGTGAGTGTGCTGGCTTAGAGTGGGTTCACTTAGAGGCGCTTGGAGCTTGTAGTTGAGATAGCTGGCCAGGTCCTTCAACCACACGGATGGGTTTCCAGAGAACACGCTCTGGCTCTTGTCTAGCTCTTTCTGCAGAGCTGCCACGTCGAGCTGCCAGGGATACAGGCCCCCCGTGGTGCGTTATGAGTGAGTACAGGGAAACAGGACAGAGGTGGGAAAACGGGTGAACTAGgtgaaggcagaaggaaaaaagggtTTCTGCTTTTAAGTGTTAAGTATGCGGAATGCCACACTATTGCTGCACCCGGATATTTGGGGAAAAGAGTACAGCTGGGATTGCTGATCTCAAGGCCCAATACTCTTAAGCCCTTCACACGTTCAAGGGGACCAGACGGAAAATGAAACACTGCTGCTTCCACAGGGCGAGGAACCACAGCTGTTTCTCTACCCTCTCCCCAGTATCCCTGGGTCTTCAAGGCTCTCCTTGCGTAATCTAGGTTTCCCTAGAAACTTATTTCCGATCTGTCTTAAATGCAAGCATTCTATACCTTGGGATTTCTGCCCTTTCCTGAATGCTTCCTCCCAAAAGCAGTGTCTCGAGTTCCGCAGGTCCCTCGGCGGCCACCGCCACCCCCTTGTTCCTTTCATCTTCTCCACGCCTCACGTCCCTGTTGTCTCCCCACCTAAAGTCTAGGCACACTCACAGCTTTCAGTGCCTCCTCCAGGCTGCGGAAGCGACCCTGCTTCTGGTTCTGGTTGGCGAGGGTGGCCGCCTTCTTAGTCTGCTTCTTGTTCCCGGGTTTCTTAGGCTCCACAGCAGGGGGTGGAACTTGCTCCTTATTCTGCCGCTTCAGGATTTTCTCAAAGCCCCGCTCATAGAGGGTGCTTGTCGTCTGAATTGGAGCTGGGGTAatgacaggcagagaaagggggaccaTCCTTGAGTCATGAGGGCCTCACGGGAACAGCGGTGCCTTCCCCACATTGTCACCAAATTCGTCtccagtggggagcctgcctcaACGGCCCTTCTTGCGTCCTGCTTAAGGAGCAGGGCGGGCAGCCCTCCCGGTTGCTTCTTTCAGTCATGGCAGCTCTTGAGTTCATAGGCTCTTTCAAAGAGGTGAGGCATTTCTTTATTAGATAAGTCAGAGTGCGTGGGAACTAGCAGAGGAGTAGGATACAGAGGGCTGGCTTCCTTGGTGAGTGGCTACCAGTCTGGGAGGTCAGGACTTTTCTGTCTTGGTTCCAGTGTGACAACTCTATCATCAACAAGTGGCAAGCTCTCTCCACTCTCCAGGAGACTTCGAGGAAAGAGGCGCCACTTAAATACTCGCTGGGTGTTGAGAATGAGTGGTGGGGTCGTTCCTTCCGCTGCCGGGCTCCCCCCGTCGGTCtcccccccctccagcccccaccccagtaCCTGCTGGTTACTCAAGGAGGCGGCACCGAGCACGATGAAGCCggctgcctctccccagctctcagaCATTGGCCCCAGAGGCCAGGCTAGGGCCGGGAACAGCTGGTAGGGTGTGTGCAGACAGCAGTCCTGGTCCCCTCTGACATGTGACCCCGGGAAAGGGCACCTAACTCCACTGGGCCTCGG
This genomic interval carries:
- the TMEM214 gene encoding transmembrane protein 214 isoform X1 encodes the protein MAAKAAGGGRWEVVRKGRRPGAGGSGRSGGGDRRALGEANGVWKYDLTPPIQTTSTLYERGFEKILKRQNKEQVPPPAVEPKKPGNKKQTKKAATLANQNQKQGRFRSLEEALKALDVAALQKELDKSQSVFSGNPSVWLKDLASYLNYKLQAPLSEPTLSQHTHDYPYSLVNRELRGIIRGLLAKAAGSLELFFDHCLFTMLQELDKTPGESLHGYRICIQAILQDKPKIATMNLGKFLELLRSHQSRPAKCLTIMWALGQAGFTNLTEGLKVWLGIMLPVLGIKSLSPFAIAYLDRLLLMHPNLTKGFGMIGPKDFFPLLDFAYMPNNSLTPSLQEQLCQLYPRLKVLAFGARPESILHTYFPSFLSRATPSCPPEMKKELLSSLTECLTVDPLSASVWRQLYPKHLSQSSLLLEHLLRSWEQIPKKTQKSLQETIQSFKLTNQELLRKGSCNNQDAVTCDTACKGLLQQARGYRLPWTRLLLLVLIFAVGFLCHDFRSHSSFQASLSGRLLQSSGFLPAGQHVCAKVYSYSLQGYSWLQETLPAWGSHLLTVVRPGLQLAWTHTNATVSFLSAHCASHLAWAGDSLTGLSQRLQIQLPDTLIQLLQSLRELLLLLYHSVLLPLWHVLLEALARAQERCHEACRGEVTWDCVRTQLSAAARWTWLCLQDITVAFLDWALAMISQQ
- the TMEM214 gene encoding transmembrane protein 214 isoform X2, producing the protein MAAKAAGGGRWEVVRKGRRPGAGGSGRSGGGDRRALGEANGVWKYDLTPPIQTTSTLYERGFEKILKRQNKEQVPPPAVEPKKPGNKKQTKKAATLANQNQKQGRFRSLEEALKALDVAALQKELDKSQSVFSGNPSVWLKDLASYLNYKLQAPLSEPTLSQHTHDYPYSLVNRELRGIIRGLLAKAAGSLELFFDHCLFTMLQELDKTPGESLHGYRICIQAILQDKPKIATMNLGKFLELLRSHQSRPAKCLTIMWALGQAGFTNLTEGLKVWLGIMLPVLGIKSLSPFAIAYLDRLLLMHPNLTKGFGMIGPKDFFPLLDFAYMPNNSLTPSLQEQLCQLYPRLKVLAFGARPESILHTYFPSFLSRATPSCPPEMKKELLSSLTECLTVDPLSASVWRQLYPKHLSQSSLLLEHLLRSWEQIPKKTQKSLQETIQSFKLTNQELLRKGSCNNQDAVTCDTACKGLLQQARGYRLPWTRLLLLVLIFAVGFLCHDFRSHSSFQAHHGPPLLSLPLWPVTSIIWVLACWPARMCQGLLLQPARLQLAAGDPASLGLPPADRGEARFAAGLDPHQCHSQLSFCPLCLPPCLGW